DNA from Alphaproteobacteria bacterium SS10:
CAGACTAACCAGCCAGCCTAATCAGCCCGCGCCTCAAGGCGTGGGCTGCGAAGGCTGGGTTCCGGCGCCCCATCAGGCCCAAAGTCACCATTGAATAGACTGGTCTCGGCGGGTTCGCCGAGCGCCTCGGCCGCGCCTAACCTACCCAACTCATCACCACATTTTGCACCCACGCCATTACCGCCGGTCAGCGCGACGATGCGATCTGTCTGATGATAGATTAGTGGCCGCAGAGTTTTGGTAAACGAGGTCACACAGCTGGCTGAGGAGACCGAGCGATAGCGAAGGTCCGGCATGAAGCGCAACAACTGTTCGACCTGGAAATCCCTTACTTCTAGATTTCCGTCGCTACGGAACCATTCGGATATCTCTGCATTGCTTTGCAACAGCTGATCATCCGGGTCCCCACCAATCTTGATGTAGATCTTGCCATCCGGATAGCGGACTGGCGGCAAGATATAGGGGTTAAAGGACATATCCGGCGGCTGGTAGATCAGCGACGGCATTGCCTTAAGCCGCTCAGCCTCCACATCATCAAGCTCTAGAAACGCAACTGTTCGCGCGAACACATCCATTTGGATGGGCTGCGGCAGCAATTCCCGCGAGAATGCCCCAGCGGCAACGACCACCTTGCTGGCTTGGAACCGCTCACCGTTCACACAGGTGACAGTGACGCCCTCTGGTGCTTCTTCAAGCTGCGAAACCTCTGCATCGACCCTAACGGCGCCAGCGGCCACTGCGGCCTTACTCTCCGCCGCCACATGCCCACGCGGATTGATGTAGCCTGCCCCCCTAGGCTCCCAAAGGGCATAGACATCATCGGGAAATGAGAAGATGGGGAAGTTTGCTGCCAACGCCTGGTTATCGAGAACCGAAAACTCAAGCCCCCGCTCCAATCCGACTGCTTCAGCTCCCTTAAAGTAAGCTGAGCCATCGCCATCGGATGGACCAACCATTAACGAGCCAACCTCGTGGAAGAAGCTCTCGCCCCCCTCCCGCTCAATCTCAGCATAGCGGTGAATGGCGCGGGCACTAACGGTCGCCCAACCGGGCCTTGGATCCAAGTGCCGGGTAATGCGCGCCTCATCATAATGACTGGCAAACACCCCCTGATGCCGCCGTTTATCGGCTGGCTCACCAGGGCCAAGCAGTAGTACCGAGGCATCAGACTTGGCCAGGTGTCGAGCCGCTGCCGCCCCCATCAGACCAGCACCAACCACTATAAAATCAAAGGCTTGCATTAATTCTCTCAAGCAAAGCTTGGTAATCGATCGCTGATGCTAGCAGACCAAAAATCCAGCCGCGAGGTGATGTGGCAAACTGCTTTGTCCATACGGTTTGCCCACAGCTAAGCACTTATACTATTGTGCATATTAGAGATTAATGATGATGGGGGTTGCAGCCCTATCAATGGGTCGGCGCCCATTGATGATCTGGGGCTGCACGACGGGCGGCAATCGTTACGGACAGACCAGCTGGTGCCTTGGCACCCGTCCCTTCAGCCATGGCCGATTTGGGGCGCCGATTGCTCACGGGCGTGATGATCCTGGCACTTAGCGGGTGCCAGGCGGTTTCTGGCGCGGATAGTGCGCCCTCGGCTGAACCCTGGTTCCGTAACACCGCATCAGACAATCCGGTGACCGAGCTTGGCCGGATCGGCGCCATCCGCACCCCTACCGCCCGCATGGATCCGGCCGGGACAATCCGGGTGCATGCGGCACGGCGGGAACCCTATTGGGTCGCCGGCGTTTCAGTTCAGCCCCTGGAGAGGTTGGCCCTCACGCTCCGCCGAACCCGGGATGATCGCTCACCAGATCTACGTGGCTTTGAGTTTAGCGGCGGGCTGGATGCCAAATTCCTCCTCCGCCATGAGGGAGAGATTGCGCCACAGATTAGCCTCGGCGTCGATGCCATCGCCGGTAACGGCATCTTTGGCTCTGAGTACCTGGTGGCCAGCAAGCGGATTGGCCCCGTCGATCTAAGCCTTGGCATGGGCTGGGGCCGCCTGGCCGGCGCTGGGCCTCTCACCAACCCGTTCAGCGTCATCGGTGGCCATTTCAAACGGCCGGAGCGGCGGCAGGAACCAGACCGGGGTGAGGATTTCTGGTTCACCGGTGACCGGCTCGGCCTCTTTGGCAGCGCCGTTTACCGCCTGCCCTTCACCCTGCCCTGGGTCAAAGAACGGCATCGACCAAAGCTAATTCTGGAATATGACAGCGACCAGTTCTGGGCAGAGCGGCGCTTTGATCCTGATTTTGACCTTGGCAATATCCCGGTAAATGTCGGTCTCTCCACCCCCTTGGGCCAGGGTTTTCAAGCCGGGATCGCCGTTGAGCGGTTCAAGACCATCTCAGCCCGCCTATCCTGGTCCTGGGACGCCACCAGACGGCGGAAGCCACTAACTGGCCTAGGACTGCCGATAGCAGCGTCAACCACGCTGGAGGAGCCGGAGAAGCCCAGCATCGCCACCCCTAGCCAGGCAGTATCAGCAAATGGCCGCCAATGGCTTGATGCAGGTACCATCTCCGCCGAGGAACTGGCCGCCGAAATTCTGGGTGCTGGCATTGAGGGCGCGGCTGCCAATCCCCTGGATGATGATGTGACGGTGGGTTTGCATAGCCATGGTGTACCCACCCTTGGCCTCAGCATGGCATCGGCTGATTTGCGCGACCTTGCGAACAATACCGGCTCAGCCAATGAGGTTTGGCAGAATGCCGAGCGCAGCACGTTACAAACCCTGCCACCAGATACCGGTGGATTCCTGGATCGCGCCAGCCTCAACATTCGACCAGAAACCACCATCGATGCCTTTGAGGCCTCAACCGCCGCCGTTGCAAGGCAGAGCATTGTGTTGGATGGGCAGTACCGCCGCGGCAATACAATCTATGGTGCGGGCCTGCGGGTGAACCTCGCCGATAATCTTGATCGGCTAGAGCTTGATCGGGCGGTTATCTCGCTACCGGTGCGCAGTGATTTGGCACTCTTCGCTGACAACAGTTTCTGGTTGGAAAACGCCTATATCGGCAGCTTTGACCATGTCTTCCCGGACCTTTATCTGGCCGGCCTAACCGGCATGTTTGAAGAGCAATATGGCGGCCTTAACGCGCAGCTTCTCTACTGGCCCCATGATGCGAAATGGGCAGTCGGCGGCCAGTTCAGCCAGGTGTTCCGCCGCAACCCGTTCAACACGTTGGAGTTCCAGGAAGACGTGGTCGGCACTGGTGAGGTGTCGGGTTACTACCAGTTCGGCGGTGGCACAGTCGGCAAGATGTCAGTGATTAGCTATCTGGGCACCGAAGCAGGCCTGCGTTTCGATCTGGTCCAGCCGCTGGGTTATGGCTGGAAACTTGAGAGCTACCTTGCCTTCAGCGATGGGGAGGATCTAGCGGCCAGTGGCGCCGTTACCTTTGCCGAGGTTGGCGGCGCCGACTTTGGTGTCCGCCTCACAGCCCCGCTGGCCAGCCTGTTTGGTGGCCGGGTGAAGGTTGCGCCAGAAGTAAATGTCCGGGCGCTGGGTCGGGATCAGGCGCAACGCCTACGGGTGCCAATTGAGCTTTATGATCTCGTCGCACCAGCGCATCAGAGCACTGTGATACGATCCTGGCCAGGATTGGGACTGCACTAGCCCCCTACCCCTTGAGGACAACCGAGATATAGCATGGCTAAGCGTCAGGATAACGAGCCACCAGCGGGTAAGCGCCAAGCGCACCACCAGGCCGATGAAGCGGACAAGCAAGGGCCCCGGGCCATTGCCCTTAAGACCGAGTTGCTGGTCGGGCCGGTTCTCGCCTTTGCTGTGGGCGCGGTCACAATCGGTGGGTTCCTGGCCTATATCGGCAGCGGGTTTGGCACGATCATGATTGGCGGCTTAATCGCCGGGGTTGTGATGGCCGTTGGCACCAGTGTCGTTGCCGGGATTTAATCCCTGCCAGGGTTGCATGCACACAAATGGAAATAGTGTTTTGTGTTTCCCTGGTGCAAGATATCGTCAAAGCATAGACCGGTAACCGCTTAGAATCCTTCGATTATGACCAAGCGCCGATACAAAGCAGCCTTCTACGATGTTGATGGGACCCTCATCGACAGCGAGCAGGTCGGTAAAGACGCGTTCATCAACGTGGCGGCCGGCTATGGCAAGACCATCACCTCGTCGCAGTTTGATGAAACCACGGGGATGAGCGCCGGTGACCGGTTCAAACTGTTCTTTGGCGATGGCCAATTTGATGGCCACCAGAAAGAGTTCGAGGCCCAGACCAAGGCCTATGTCGCTGAGCGCAGCAATCAGATTGAGGTGCTGCCTGGCGTCCCGGCCATGTTCCAGATGATCAATGACCGGCACATGTTTCAGGCCGTGGTCACCAATGCCCGGGAAGAAACCTCCTGGACCAAGGTTGACCGGATTGGCGAGCTACAAAATGGCCTGATCTTTCGGATCACAGCGGGCCAGATGACCAAGAAGAAGCCGCATCCCGAGGGATATCAGAATGCCACCCGGAAGATGCAAGGTGCCTTTGGTGTCGACCCGTCCGAGATCATTGTCTTTGAGGACAGCAAAACCGGTGTTGAGGCCGCAAAACGCGCGGGCCTGACCGTGGTGCAAATCATCAGTGATGAGAATGAGCGGTTCGACAAGACCAGTGATATTCAGCCCGACCTAGTGCTGAACGGCATGGGCCGGTTATCCGAGCTCAAAAAGCTTGAAGCCTTTATTGACGCGGGCCCAATCCTCGAGCCCGTTGGCCGCCCAAGCGAGCCCTTCCGCCCCTTCATGCTGGATAACCTACGCGTGCTGGGCAAGGCCGAGAGCGAGGCCCAGGATCGCGCCGTGGCCCTCCGTGACGCGGCAGCAGCAAAGGGCGAAGAGTTCGACCCGCTAGACTGGCTAAAGCGCCAGCGCGAGGGCAAAGCCGAAGCCCCCAAACCGAGTTGAGCTGCGCTGTTTCGGATCAGAACGGGATCTTTCCGTCATCGGTCCATTTCGGCACATACATCAGCCAATCGCCTGGGATGGTTTCCTCTAGCGCCTTGGGCACGATTAGGAAGTGAAGCTCACCCATTTCCTCTTCCACACCATCGACATACTCGTATTCCCCCCGATGCCGGGCCAGCCAATCATCGATTGCATCCCGAACGCGCTGGATCTTCGCCTGCTCATGCTTGGACAGATCGTAATCATCCTCAATGAACAGGGTGATCCGTGAGGCGCCCTTGAACTTGTTCAGGCGCTCAGCGGTTTTTTGCGTACGGTTCATGGTTCTACCCTCGAATAGGTCAGCATAGCCTAGCGCTGGGCGCAGAAAGCCAATACGTCACCACGTGCCCGATCGATGGGGCAGCTGGCCGGACCAATAAACGGAGTATTGTGGGGGGATGGTGCCCAGGGGCGGATTCGAACCACCGACACGCGGATTTTCAATCCGCTGCTCTACCAACTGAGCTACCTGGGCATCTAGGGCTTGGCCCGGGCGAACCATGTCGCCGCGCCAAACGCGAACCGCCTTATAGAAAACCGGCCCCGGCCTGTCCAGGGTCTAGTCGGCCTCTAGCTATCTAATCTTCCTGAATGATGATCGGGCCGTCATCATTGGCTGGTTGCCGTGGCCGTTCATCGCCCCGTCGCTGGCCGTCATGGGCGGCCTCATCCCCTACCGGGATGGCGTAATCTTCATTCAGCCACTTGGCGAGATCGAGCTGCGCGCAGCGTTTCGAACAGAAGGGTCGAAACTGATGTACGGTCGGCTTACCGCAGGTTGGGCATTTAGCCTTACTCATTCAGATTTCATCCAATCGGGAGCTAACCTGGCGAATGCGCCAGAATTTCATGCAACATGGGCCAACGGCGGCTGATCGACAACTCCAATAAACCGCCACGGCTGACACCATGAACCGTCGCCGCCATATCCGCCTGCTCAAGGTAGTTGGTCATGGCCTTCTTTACCTCGGCCGGGTCGATGCCTCTTGGCAAGTCGATGACGATCGAGCCGCATAGGTTGCGCAGCTGGATTTGCCTCACCGCCTCCAACAGGCCGGCATGGCAATGCTCAAGGCTCGCCAGGTCCATATCAATGGCGATCAAAGCCTCTGTCGGCTCAATACAAAGTTGGCCACCATCAAACGGTGCCACCGCCTGCTGCAGTTCATATTGATGGCGATCGAGATCTAGGCGATCACCTGCCTCTTGCTCAGCCCTAATCGCCTCGCTTGGTAACAGCGCCGCCATCTTGTTCATGGTCTCGTCGCTAAGCTTGGCATCAAGAATGACGTCGACCGTGTCAGGCTCAACCACCATCTCTTGGAAGATGCGAGCGGGTAAGCTCATGGCTGGACGGGTTGAGCTAGTCCAGTCAGCCAGCAAGCGCTGTGCCTCCGCTAGAACGGTGGTGGGCTCAACATCCAAGGCATTATGACGAATGATCCAGCTGCCTGCCTCTTTCTGCATCTCCGCCACTAACGGCTCGACCGCACCCGCGGCCATCCGATTGGACAGCTTGACGCCCCGCCCCTTCGGATCGCGCAACACGAGGTAACGGCCAGCGGCACTGATCTGTGCAGTGCCCCGGGCTGGCTTCTGACGCCCTGTACCCGTGCCGCGTTGGGGGGCCGCAATGATCTCGATGGGCAGAGTAGCAATCTCTTGGCCAACACCACGGGCGGGCACCTGAACGGCCCCTTCCCCAGGAACCTCGACGGTCAGCGACCCCATGGCACTGTTTCGCCCATTAATCGCCCCCTCAACAATGGCACCGGGATAGAGGCTGGGCGCTGGGTCCGGCATCAACCAGAACTGGCGCAACCGCCCCCCAGCCTGAAACAGGGCAGCGCGAATAGCTTCGCCAACCGGTTCAATAATCAGGGTTGGGCGTGTCATTTGACGGCCAGCCCATGAAGCATCTGGGAAACCTCAAATAGCGGGAGGCCGACAATGCCCGAGTATGATCCGGCAATCTGGCGAATAAACGCCGCTGCATGCCCCTGAATTGCATAGCCGCCAGCCTTACCAAGCCCCTCACCACCGTCGACATAGCCCTCGATGTCGGCCTTGGTGAGCCGTTTTACCGAGACGCGGGAGCTGACGCATCGACGTGTCATCTGACCAGCCCCTGTTAGCAAGGTAACCGCGCAATGCACTTGATGGGCACGACCGGATAGCAGCGCCAGACACTCACGCACGGTCTGGGCATCCTCGGCCTTAGGCAAGATGCGACGGCCTAAGGCGACAACCGTATCGGCCGCGAGAATGACCTGGCCCGGCTTGGTCAATTGATGGGCATCACGAACGGCCACCGCCTTCTCATCCGCAAGGCGGATCGCGTAACGGCGGGGTAGTTCTCTCGGATGGGGTGTTTCGTCTAAATCGGCGGCCAGAACCTGTGATGGCACTTGTCCAATCTGTTCCAGCAGGGCTAAGCGGCGCGGTGATGCCGATGCTAAGATTAGTTCCATGGGGTTACCTCCATGGTCGCCCGCGCCGTTGCAGTCTTCATCGACTGGTACGGCAAGTCCCGCTTACTTAAAGCGGAAGGTGATGCGGCCCTTGGTCAAGTCGTAAGGCGTCATCTCAACGGTTACGCGGTCACCGGCCAGCACGCGAATACGATTCTTACGCATCTTGCCTGAGGTGTGCGCCAGGATTTCGTGGTCATTATCGAGCTTGACCCGGAACATGGCGTTCGGCAGCAGTTCGACGACGGTACCGTTGAATTCAATAAGATCTTCTTTGGGCATTAATCACGCACAGTTGGTTGATCGAGGGGCAATGCAGCGAACCCTTTGATGCTGCACGGCCTGCCTGTAGACTTGGATCACAGGTGTTTAAGAGAGTTCGGCCCAAACAACCAGTGTAAAGATTGGTTTTTAGGCCAGTTGTTGGGGTTTTAGATGGATAAGCTGAGACAAGCAATGCTGACCGTGGCGATCCTAGGGTTTGGTCTAGCGATCGGCCTTAGCCATCCGTCAATTGCCCATGCCGATACCGATGCCGAGGATATGGCGGAGGATTTTGGCCGCGATATGGGTGGTGCCATTGCCTGTGGCGTGGACCAGTCCCGCATCTTTGACCTTGAGCAGTATCATATTGAAGAGCTTCGCAACGCCGCTGAGAGCGCGCGCGACTATGTTAGGGCGCAAGACAAGTACCTTGAATTAACGGCCAAGACGAAGCGGCGAGGCCCAAGTGAGGGCTGTGATGCCATCCGCGCCCGGCTCGAATCGCCTGAGCTGCGTCAGGTTCGCGAACTTGGTGCCCGTGTTGAGTCGTTGGAAGCGCTTAGCGCCCAACAGCTTGAGTTACTGCTGAAGCAGCAAGAGCTGCTGCAACAACAGGTTGACCAACAGAACCAGCAATAATCCCTGCTGCCGCCCCAGTTATCTGAACAAGAGCCTTGCTAACCATGACCGAGTTTCTCGACGCGCTGCATTTTGCCCTGGCGCAACCACCGATCCTGATCACCTTCTCTGCCCTTCTAGGCCTAGTCTTTGGTGGGTTCTCCACCGTTGCTGGTGATCGGCTTGGCCAGCTCGCTGTTGCTGAGGATGAAGGCATCGAGCTTGAGCAGGAAATGGGCCTTTGGTGGCCGGCTAGTCGATGTGAGAACTGTGGCCGCCCATTGAGCGCCATTGAACGTGCGCCCGGTATTGGATGGTTCGCGGTCAAGGGCCGCTGCAAGCAATGCGGATTTAAGGTGCCCGTCTCGGCCCCTATGGCGGAATGGGGCTGTGCCGTTCTATTTGCCTTAATCGCCTGGAAGTTTGGACCGACCTGGTCGACCCTTGCCTACATGTTTGCCGGTTGGAGCTTCATCGCCATGACCCTGGCTGATGTGAAGCATATGGCACTGCCCGACCGCCTGACCCTTCCGCTGCTCTGGGTTGGCCTGTTGGCATCAGCCCTGAACATCACGCCTGTGCCGCCTGATTACGCCATCATGGGCGCAGCCGCTGGCTTTGGCTTCTTATGGCTACTTCAAGAGGCCTATTTCCGCCTGCGCGGCATCATTGGCATTGGTGGTGGCGATGTAAAACTACTGGGTGCGATTGGCGCCTGGGTGGGCATTGAATACGTGTTCTTAACTGCCGTCTTTGCCGCTCTGCTAGGGCTGCTGGTCTTTGCCGTTCTCGGCCTCCTGCGCCTTTACCAGGACCAGCATAAACCCTTTGGCCCAATGCTGGCCGCGGCTGGCTGCTGGGCAACCTTGCGGCCTGAGGATATCCAAGCCGTCTTGGATTGGATGGCGACGCTGGTCACCTAGAACCACAGCTAAAACCCAGCCAACAAAAAA
Protein-coding regions in this window:
- a CDS encoding FAD-dependent oxidoreductase; translated protein: MQAFDFIVVGAGLMGAAAARHLAKSDASVLLLGPGEPADKRRHQGVFASHYDEARITRHLDPRPGWATVSARAIHRYAEIEREGGESFFHEVGSLMVGPSDGDGSAYFKGAEAVGLERGLEFSVLDNQALAANFPIFSFPDDVYALWEPRGAGYINPRGHVAAESKAAVAAGAVRVDAEVSQLEEAPEGVTVTCVNGERFQASKVVVAAGAFSRELLPQPIQMDVFARTVAFLELDDVEAERLKAMPSLIYQPPDMSFNPYILPPVRYPDGKIYIKIGGDPDDQLLQSNAEISEWFRSDGNLEVRDFQVEQLLRFMPDLRYRSVSSASCVTSFTKTLRPLIYHQTDRIVALTGGNGVGAKCGDELGRLGAAEALGEPAETSLFNGDFGPDGAPEPSLRSPRLEARAD
- a CDS encoding YjbH domain-containing protein, whose product is MADLGRRLLTGVMILALSGCQAVSGADSAPSAEPWFRNTASDNPVTELGRIGAIRTPTARMDPAGTIRVHAARREPYWVAGVSVQPLERLALTLRRTRDDRSPDLRGFEFSGGLDAKFLLRHEGEIAPQISLGVDAIAGNGIFGSEYLVASKRIGPVDLSLGMGWGRLAGAGPLTNPFSVIGGHFKRPERRQEPDRGEDFWFTGDRLGLFGSAVYRLPFTLPWVKERHRPKLILEYDSDQFWAERRFDPDFDLGNIPVNVGLSTPLGQGFQAGIAVERFKTISARLSWSWDATRRRKPLTGLGLPIAASTTLEEPEKPSIATPSQAVSANGRQWLDAGTISAEELAAEILGAGIEGAAANPLDDDVTVGLHSHGVPTLGLSMASADLRDLANNTGSANEVWQNAERSTLQTLPPDTGGFLDRASLNIRPETTIDAFEASTAAVARQSIVLDGQYRRGNTIYGAGLRVNLADNLDRLELDRAVISLPVRSDLALFADNSFWLENAYIGSFDHVFPDLYLAGLTGMFEEQYGGLNAQLLYWPHDAKWAVGGQFSQVFRRNPFNTLEFQEDVVGTGEVSGYYQFGGGTVGKMSVISYLGTEAGLRFDLVQPLGYGWKLESYLAFSDGEDLAASGAVTFAEVGGADFGVRLTAPLASLFGGRVKVAPEVNVRALGRDQAQRLRVPIELYDLVAPAHQSTVIRSWPGLGLH
- a CDS encoding HAD family phosphatase, with product MTKRRYKAAFYDVDGTLIDSEQVGKDAFINVAAGYGKTITSSQFDETTGMSAGDRFKLFFGDGQFDGHQKEFEAQTKAYVAERSNQIEVLPGVPAMFQMINDRHMFQAVVTNAREETSWTKVDRIGELQNGLIFRITAGQMTKKKPHPEGYQNATRKMQGAFGVDPSEIIVFEDSKTGVEAAKRAGLTVVQIISDENERFDKTSDIQPDLVLNGMGRLSELKKLEAFIDAGPILEPVGRPSEPFRPFMLDNLRVLGKAESEAQDRAVALRDAAAAKGEEFDPLDWLKRQREGKAEAPKPS
- the yacG gene encoding DNA gyrase inhibitor YacG, with translation MSKAKCPTCGKPTVHQFRPFCSKRCAQLDLAKWLNEDYAIPVGDEAAHDGQRRGDERPRQPANDDGPIIIQED
- a CDS encoding ribonuclease E/G, producing the protein MTRPTLIIEPVGEAIRAALFQAGGRLRQFWLMPDPAPSLYPGAIVEGAINGRNSAMGSLTVEVPGEGAVQVPARGVGQEIATLPIEIIAAPQRGTGTGRQKPARGTAQISAAGRYLVLRDPKGRGVKLSNRMAAGAVEPLVAEMQKEAGSWIIRHNALDVEPTTVLAEAQRLLADWTSSTRPAMSLPARIFQEMVVEPDTVDVILDAKLSDETMNKMAALLPSEAIRAEQEAGDRLDLDRHQYELQQAVAPFDGGQLCIEPTEALIAIDMDLASLEHCHAGLLEAVRQIQLRNLCGSIVIDLPRGIDPAEVKKAMTNYLEQADMAATVHGVSRGGLLELSISRRWPMLHEILAHSPG
- the maf gene encoding septum formation protein Maf; the encoded protein is MELILASASPRRLALLEQIGQVPSQVLAADLDETPHPRELPRRYAIRLADEKAVAVRDAHQLTKPGQVILAADTVVALGRRILPKAEDAQTVRECLALLSGRAHQVHCAVTLLTGAGQMTRRCVSSRVSVKRLTKADIEGYVDGGEGLGKAGGYAIQGHAAAFIRQIAGSYSGIVGLPLFEVSQMLHGLAVK
- the infA gene encoding translation initiation factor IF-1 yields the protein MPKEDLIEFNGTVVELLPNAMFRVKLDNDHEILAHTSGKMRKNRIRVLAGDRVTVEMTPYDLTKGRITFRFK
- a CDS encoding prepilin peptidase, with the protein product MTEFLDALHFALAQPPILITFSALLGLVFGGFSTVAGDRLGQLAVAEDEGIELEQEMGLWWPASRCENCGRPLSAIERAPGIGWFAVKGRCKQCGFKVPVSAPMAEWGCAVLFALIAWKFGPTWSTLAYMFAGWSFIAMTLADVKHMALPDRLTLPLLWVGLLASALNITPVPPDYAIMGAAAGFGFLWLLQEAYFRLRGIIGIGGGDVKLLGAIGAWVGIEYVFLTAVFAALLGLLVFAVLGLLRLYQDQHKPFGPMLAAAGCWATLRPEDIQAVLDWMATLVT